One Acidobacteriota bacterium genomic window carries:
- a CDS encoding DUF4350 domain-containing protein, with the protein MIIKLRMMLQFTILISMLLSVNSYGQQIADPAFKPPIANPLYATGRGPVILLDEAHFNFHTVDGRYQPFAEFIRRDGYVVQGSREKFSKAALQKGQILIIANALAEQNQSSWKLPTPTAFTDEEIASVRDWVKDGGALLLIVDHMPFPGAAENLAKAFGIRFSNGYAVDEKAQGPIVFKLADGLLKEHAITRGRNENEKVDSVATFTGSAFQIEGEAQPLLILGSSVVSVLTTVAGQVNDDTPRLPVKGWLQGATMKFGKGRIAIFGEAAMFSAQLAGANRTPVGMNAPIAAKNPQFLLNIMHWLSGKLEDMKNPK; encoded by the coding sequence ATGATAATAAAACTACGCATGATGCTGCAGTTTACGATATTGATTTCGATGCTTTTAAGCGTCAATAGCTATGGGCAACAAATTGCCGACCCCGCGTTTAAACCGCCCATAGCGAATCCGCTGTACGCTACGGGTCGGGGTCCGGTCATCTTACTTGATGAAGCCCACTTCAATTTTCATACGGTGGATGGACGCTACCAGCCATTTGCCGAATTCATACGACGCGACGGTTATGTGGTACAGGGGTCGCGCGAAAAATTCAGCAAAGCCGCTCTGCAAAAGGGACAGATACTGATAATTGCCAACGCTCTGGCTGAGCAGAATCAATCGAGTTGGAAGTTGCCGACGCCCACAGCCTTTACCGATGAGGAGATTGCCAGCGTGCGCGATTGGGTGAAAGATGGCGGCGCGCTACTGCTCATCGTTGACCATATGCCATTTCCGGGGGCTGCGGAAAACCTGGCAAAAGCTTTCGGCATTCGTTTCAGCAACGGTTATGCGGTAGATGAAAAAGCGCAGGGTCCAATAGTTTTTAAACTGGCGGATGGCTTACTGAAAGAACACGCGATTACCCGTGGGCGAAATGAGAATGAAAAGGTGGATTCGGTTGCGACCTTCACCGGCTCAGCGTTTCAAATCGAAGGCGAAGCCCAACCGCTGCTCATTCTCGGTTCATCGGTGGTGTCTGTGCTGACCACGGTAGCCGGTCAGGTAAATGACGACACGCCGCGCCTTCCGGTAAAGGGTTGGTTGCAGGGGGCGACGATGAAATTCGGCAAAGGGCGTATTGCGATTTTCGGAGAAGCCGCGATGTTTTCGGCGCAACTCGCGGGAGCCAATCGCACGCCGGTGGGAATGAATGCGCCAATTGCCGCAAAGAATCCGCAATTTCTTTTAAACATCATGCACTGGCTTTCGGGTAAGTTGGAAGATATGAAAAACCCAAAATGA
- a CDS encoding alpha/beta hydrolase-fold protein yields MNQRIRPESFNSVARNVPMKAQLQWTGQAVTKAMLCLLIIAVASVCAMAADARFEISYPTAIDKGPITGRVFVMIAKNNRVEPRLQAGSYNSSVPFYGLDVQALKPDENAVIDAAVLGYPVENLNQLPAGEYYVQALLNVYTQAHRKDGHVIWVHMDQWEGQQWNRSPGNLVSEVQRIHLDPAAGFNIKLSLTKKLPPVEVPPDTVWVKRIKIQSKLLTEFWGHPMYLGATLLLPKGYTENPNQRYPAIYIQGHFGLGAPFGFTTEPPARPESAEQRKARLSRSARETGYEFAQSWMSENFPRMIAITFQHPTPYYDDSYAVNSANNGPYGDALLTELIPYLEEKFRIIAKPQARVLTGGSTGGWEALALQIFHPKFFNGTWALYPDPVDFRRYQMSNVYEDDNAFEVPNGDWSKLIRPLSRNAEGQVTLTMREMSRLEAVLGSNVRSGQQIAAWDAAYGTVGKDGYPRPIWDRLTGKIDRQVALYMRDNGYDLRYNLEKNWSKNGNDLVGKIHVYCGDMDNYYLNLAVYLLEDFLKVADNPKAEAVFEYGRPMKAHGWQPFTNAELVRMMAARINKTLPGAMASETKSAAKGN; encoded by the coding sequence ATGAATCAGCGAATTCGACCGGAGAGTTTCAATTCAGTGGCGCGCAATGTTCCAATGAAAGCTCAATTGCAATGGACCGGGCAGGCAGTCACGAAAGCCATGCTTTGTCTCTTGATAATCGCAGTCGCTTCGGTTTGCGCGATGGCAGCCGATGCGCGATTTGAAATTTCCTATCCGACAGCAATCGATAAGGGACCAATCACCGGGCGTGTGTTTGTGATGATTGCAAAAAATAATCGCGTCGAACCCCGCTTGCAGGCGGGTTCCTATAACAGTTCGGTGCCGTTTTACGGATTGGATGTGCAGGCGCTCAAGCCTGACGAGAACGCAGTGATTGATGCAGCGGTACTTGGCTATCCGGTCGAAAATCTCAATCAGCTTCCGGCAGGCGAATACTATGTGCAGGCGCTCTTGAATGTTTACACTCAGGCGCATCGCAAAGATGGTCACGTTATCTGGGTGCATATGGATCAATGGGAGGGCCAGCAGTGGAATCGTTCGCCGGGAAATCTCGTAAGCGAAGTGCAGCGCATCCACCTTGACCCCGCCGCAGGATTCAATATCAAACTCAGCCTGACGAAAAAACTGCCGCCGGTCGAAGTGCCGCCCGATACCGTCTGGGTCAAACGCATAAAGATTCAAAGCAAGTTGCTGACAGAGTTCTGGGGACATCCGATGTATCTCGGCGCGACTTTGTTGTTGCCGAAAGGCTACACCGAAAATCCGAATCAACGGTATCCGGCAATCTACATTCAAGGTCATTTCGGACTCGGCGCGCCCTTTGGCTTTACCACTGAACCGCCCGCAAGACCTGAAAGCGCAGAGCAACGCAAGGCGCGACTGAGTCGCAGCGCCCGTGAAACCGGTTATGAGTTTGCGCAAAGCTGGATGTCGGAAAATTTCCCGCGCATGATTGCCATCACCTTTCAACATCCGACGCCTTACTATGATGATTCTTATGCGGTGAATTCGGCGAACAACGGCCCTTACGGTGATGCGTTACTGACAGAGTTGATTCCCTATCTCGAAGAAAAATTCAGAATCATCGCCAAGCCGCAAGCGCGTGTGCTCACGGGCGGTTCAACCGGTGGTTGGGAAGCGTTGGCTTTACAAATTTTTCATCCGAAATTTTTCAACGGCACCTGGGCGCTGTATCCAGACCCTGTTGATTTTCGTCGTTATCAAATGTCGAATGTTTACGAAGACGACAATGCTTTTGAAGTGCCAAACGGCGACTGGAGCAAACTCATCCGCCCGCTTTCACGAAATGCCGAAGGGCAGGTGACGCTGACGATGCGCGAGATGAGCCGGCTTGAAGCCGTGCTTGGCAGCAACGTGCGTTCGGGGCAACAGATTGCCGCGTGGGATGCGGCATACGGGACTGTCGGCAAGGACGGTTATCCGCGCCCCATCTGGGATCGGTTGACCGGCAAGATTGATCGCCAGGTGGCGTTATACATGCGCGACAACGGCTATGATTTGCGTTACAACCTGGAAAAGAACTGGTCAAAGAATGGCAACGATCTGGTTGGCAAAATTCATGTCTATTGCGGCGATATGGATAACTATTATCTGAATCTTGCGGTCTACCTGCTCGAAGATTTTTTGAAAGTCGCAGACAATCCGAAAGCCGAAGCGGTCTTTGAATACGGGCGACCGATGAAGGCGCACGGCTGGCAACCATTCACCAATGCTGAACTGGTGCGAATGATGGCGGCGCGAATCAATAAAACGCTACCCGGCGCGATGGCAAGTGAAACCAAGTCGGCGGCAAAAGGCAATTGA